Proteins encoded within one genomic window of Brassica rapa cultivar Chiifu-401-42 chromosome A09, CAAS_Brap_v3.01, whole genome shotgun sequence:
- the LOC103843046 gene encoding uncharacterized protein LOC103843046, with product MYVTRGLSEYRKTPSELKKPPPEGPNSGVLVIQDEESLTTCCFGLCNETLFRGLPFPQNAALTVIHNYGSHRDNVRRDPAVFIPVLGLPLSSNRYYTYERCGYYSRESSTSTEKEVERVTCCFCIKFNHVHMYKKPQPDPYDIHRQVVITTTSAPSCSYYQAKPVDPNAILPAFLMQSWVIENSTSTLRDFGLTDDAKGLNVELRSKLPGLDMSVVVGKWYVPFLFVKEGDIIDQVKISMYYNMTLQQRWEEVFFYENVRNEDCIQVVVDVNLEAQVIKVEGQKINIGTTYLDAKGIVWFQVFDHEGKNKKIGLRSMIVERMESVEENFGWKKIDGNLLTVKKLDRFECGSSHWKSYKCYVLVESFELKRMDGSLVLTYEFSHADKLRTIQY from the exons ATGTATGTAACAAGGGGTTTATCAGAGTACCGGAAAACCCCGTCGGAGCTCAAGAAGCCACCACCTGAAGGACCAAACTCCGGCGTGCTTGTGATTCAAGACGAAGAATCGTTGACCACTTGTTGCTTTGGTTTGTGCAACGAAACTCTCTTCAGAGGATTACCGTTTCCACAAAACGCAGCGTTGACCGTTATACACAACTACGGTTCGCATAGAGACAACGTTCGTCGTGATCCGGCTGTGTTCATACCTGTTCTTGGTCTTCCTCTATCTTCTAATCGTTACTACACTTATGAACGGTGCGGGTATTATTCGAG AGAATCATCTACTAGCACTGAAAAAGAGGTGGAGAGAGTAACATGCTGCTTCTGCATCAAATTCAATCATGTTCATATGTATAAGAAGCCACAACCAGATCCTTATGACATTCACCGGCAAGTTGTGATCACAACTACATCAGCGCCTTCCTGTTCTTACTATCAGGCAAAGCCCGTTGATCCTAATGCTATACTTCCTGCATTCCTTATGCAGAGCTGGGTGATAGAAAACTCGACTTCAACCCTACGAGACTTTGGTCTCACAGATGATGCTAAAGGTCTAAATGTGGAGCTTCGTTCTAAGCTTCCTGGTCTTGATATGAGCGTTGTTGTAGGGAAATGGTATGTCCCTTTCTTGTTTGTGAAGGAAGGAGACATAATAGATCAAGTGAAGATATCAATGTATTACAACATGACCCTTCAGCAAAGATGGGAAGAGGTTTTCTTCTATGAGAATGTTCGCAATGAAGATTGTATTCAGGTTGTCGTTGATGTGAATCTTGAAGCTCAAGTGATTAAAGTAGAGGGACAAAAGATTAATATAGGAACAACATATTTGGATGCTAAAGGGATTGTTTGGTTCCAAGTTTTTGATCATGAAGGAAAAAACAAGAAGATAGGTTTAAGGTCTATGATTGTTGAGAGGATGGAAAGCGTAGAGGAGAACTTTGGATGGAAGAAGATAGATGGAAACCTATTGACGGTTAAGAAATTGGATCGATTTGAATGTGGTTCATCACATTGGAAGAGTTATAAATGTTATGTATTGGTAGAGAGCTTTGAGCTGAAGAGAATGGATGGGAGTTTGGTGTTGACATATGAGTTTAGCCATGCTGATAAATTGAGGACTATCCAATACTGA